The following coding sequences lie in one Methanofastidiosum sp. genomic window:
- a CDS encoding phosphomannomutase/phosphoglucomutase, producing the protein MIFKLYDIRGHYPDEIDEKFAYSLGRTFGKLYKNILFGIDSRISSEKFKDPFVTGVINEGSKISYAGMISTPLMYFLTKKNFDIGVIATASHNPKEFGGFKVCGIDGLPLSPINQIKPIFKEYELSEIFENAEDYKIDFETEYTNYYLKKFENAKDYKIVVDFSSGASVVERKILDIIFKNKSFLSFVPDGNFPDHVPNTMTPDCLENIINKVLEEKADIGIIFDGDGDRIGIIDEKGHPIRGDILTAIIAEQLLSESKGNIIYDLRCSNIVPETIISKGGTPIKSRVGHYFIKKLMKEKDAIFAGELSNHFYFMEIGGFEAPLLALLYILKSIENNTLSNVADKYSKYYQSGELNFEVPDKYSKMNEILTNFSEGAVEKIDGISIYYKDWWLNVRPSNTESLLRVNIESNNQEILYERIRDVKKIMNR; encoded by the coding sequence ATGATTTTTAAATTATATGATATACGGGGCCATTACCCCGACGAAATCGATGAAAAATTTGCATATAGTCTGGGTAGAACTTTTGGAAAATTGTATAAAAATATTTTATTTGGCATTGATTCCAGAATAAGTTCTGAAAAATTTAAAGACCCTTTTGTAACGGGAGTTATTAATGAAGGCTCAAAAATTAGCTATGCAGGGATGATTTCAACTCCCTTAATGTATTTTTTAACAAAAAAGAATTTTGACATTGGCGTCATAGCAACTGCATCACACAATCCTAAAGAATTTGGAGGTTTCAAAGTATGTGGAATTGATGGATTGCCACTTTCACCTATTAATCAAATTAAACCTATATTTAAGGAATACGAACTATCTGAAATATTTGAAAATGCTGAAGATTATAAAATTGACTTTGAAACTGAATATACAAATTATTATTTAAAAAAATTTGAAAATGCTAAGGACTATAAAATCGTCGTTGATTTTTCAAGCGGTGCATCTGTAGTTGAAAGAAAAATATTAGATATTATTTTTAAAAATAAAAGTTTTCTTTCCTTTGTTCCAGATGGCAATTTCCCAGACCATGTACCAAACACTATGACTCCTGATTGTTTAGAAAATATAATCAATAAAGTATTAGAAGAAAAAGCAGATATTGGGATAATATTTGATGGGGATGGTGACAGAATTGGGATAATAGACGAGAAAGGTCATCCCATAAGAGGAGATATTCTAACTGCTATAATTGCAGAGCAACTGCTTTCTGAATCAAAGGGAAATATAATTTACGATCTGCGCTGTAGTAATATTGTTCCTGAAACAATTATTAGTAAGGGCGGAACACCCATTAAATCAAGAGTAGGCCATTATTTCATAAAGAAATTAATGAAAGAAAAGGATGCAATATTTGCTGGAGAATTATCCAATCATTTTTATTTCATGGAAATTGGAGGATTTGAAGCACCTCTTTTAGCCCTTCTATATATCCTAAAAAGTATTGAAAATAATACCTTAAGTAATGTTGCAGATAAGTATAGCAAATATTACCAGAGTGGAGAATTGAACTTTGAAGTCCCCGATAAATACTCTAAGATGAACGAGATTTTAACAAATTTTAGTGAAGGGGCTGTAGAAAAAATAGATGGCATTTCTATTTATTACAAAGATTGGTGGCTCAACGTTCGACCATCAAATACTGAGTCCTTACTCAGAGTAAATATAGAATCTAACAATCA